The segment ctgtgtttttcttctccccaCCTCAGTGGCCACTGATCCCACTGTGGCCCCAAACATTCCCCCGAGTGGCCCCCCCACAAACAAGCCCACTAGGGCTCCAAACAGAGCCTCCCTTCTCACCAGTGTTGACAGCCACTTCGCCCAGCCCATCAGCTTCTCCCACAGGCCCCACAGACAACAGGAAGCAGGGGACGAAGGTGAGATActggaaggggggaaaaaaacatctatATCCACATTTAGGACTCCTACGctgctctctgcctcttccCGGACCGATTCCATTTCCTCCTCAGTAACATTTTCCTCTGGTTCTGAGTCAGTGGGAGCCACCTGGTCATTCAGCCGGTCTGCTCGTCTCTGCCTCACAATCTCaacctgcctctctctcactctttcctcGGCTTCCTGGTACAGAGGGCAGCTCAGATGTTGTGCTTCATTATCTATCACAACCTGCTCGaccttctgcagcagctcctcgaCAGCTTGGCTCTCCTCCGGTTCTCCACCACGCGTTTCCAGCGTGTGGTAGCGGCCGCCACATCTTTCCACCAACTCCTGAAGGTCTTTCCGCCATGTTTTGAGGTATTCATCAAGCGTCTCATCCTCTTCCAGCTCCTCTGTGTGGGTGAAGAGTACAATGGTGTTTTTGCTGACTGCAGAGGAGCCAAACAGCTTCATCAGGACAGCCAGCGCCTTGGCCTCTTCGTCAGCTGGCTGGTTCACTGGGATGCACAGCAGGAAGGCATGTGGCCCAGGGCTGGATAGGGCAATAAAGGAGGAGatgtgttttctcctctcttctggGTTGCAGTCTGAGTCAAACCAGGCTGGACTGGAGACTACCACCACCTACAGAGAGGGGGAAGAAGGCCAACTAAGGTTTTCTTAGTCTTCAAACTACTGCTAAAAACTGATTTGCTACTGTAACCAAAGAGAAGATAAGACAGGTAGGATTATAATTGAAGAcagtaaatgtgtgtatatgcagATATGTGGTGCATCAATCATACATGGCTACTAATGTCCAATCCAATCCATATACAGAGAACGTTTAAAAACAACCAAGTTGaccaaagtgctttacacagACATAAGAATAACTAAAATCATCTTTAAGTTCAATATAAGAGCACatcaaataaaagcaatgaAATGAGTAACAAACAGTAagaaaattaaagctgaaatgtttGGGTCTTAAAAGCCAAGgaataaaagtgtgttttaagatgtgttttaaaaacaaaagatcatTCAAAACTCATAAAAGGGCTGAATCTATGGTGCAAAATCATTCAAAACCAGACTGGAACACTTCAAGAATGttgtgttcatttaaaaatgattgtaATTGCAAAAAGACCACCTTTGCTAAAAAGTTTTGAGTTGGGGCGGTAGATAGAGTACCAGTGGGTCCAGATTTGGTTTTTAACTAGTGGCTGTATTACTACTTGTTTAAAATAAGAGGGGACGACATCAGAAGTCAGATTACTGTTTATGATCTCCTGAACAGTCATTCTGATTGTATCCCAAACCTCTTTAAAAAGACGAGGTGGGATGACATCAGTGGGACACGCAGATGGTTTCAGTTTGGTGACAACATCTGTGAGACAGGAGAGGGAAACTGGTacaaactggtaaaaaaaaaaaaacagcagaggactGTAAAGTAAGAGATGGGTCAGATGATAGGGAAAAAATATTGGATTGTATCGTGTCAACATTATTCAATACGAAGTGTAAAAACACTACACAGGCCCCGGGGgaaatttcataaaatgtgGATTTGAGTTATTACTTTAAGTAATATTACAGaggtatttacatttttctcttttagggATTTGCTGGCCGTTTCTCCAGCTACCTTTAAGAATGTCAAAGGAAACCTGCAATTTATGTCATTTAAATTTGCGCTCAGCCCTCCTACAGGCCTGTCAGGCAGAGTGCGTTGTTTCATTAATCAATGGTTCTTGTTTACTCTTAGTGTGCATGCAGATATATGATTGCATGGGTGAAAAGTTAACAACCCACCAGTACATCACCAAAgtttgtaaaattgtaaaattcTGTACTGTATCCTGATTGGTAGGCAGGGTGCTATTTGTGGTACAGTCTCCCAATCACACAGGAAGCACAACCTTACAAACCCTTCTTCATGGTCTTTTAAAACCAGAGATGGAGACCAtgactcatcaggaaaatgtttcctGGGGCAATAAAGGATTTAAGAAGTATGGCCAGTTTTGCATAGctttcaacacaatctgacttattttttaAAGTGGAGCCATCATTGCTATGCACATCGTGTATAGTCAAGGTTTGTGGAGCAGATCCAATCTTTCACACAGTTCACAAAGAGCATGTCGCCTACTGTCGACATGTGCCTGTGctaatttcaaatgttttacaggGGATACATGCACGGTATTGAATGCAAATAGGAAAACAAAAGCCCACACATGCAGCATAATGACATCACCTGAAACAGCTGGTTCCAACTATTGTATAAAGGAAGGTTTACATTGGTACAATTATAGCTTCAGGAAATTCCAACGAGGAATTCAATCCTTTAATATGGTCTCAAAAGAGGGGCAAACAGGGAAGCATGTTTCTATTCTTAGAGTtaccacagacaaacacacgtgTTGCCAAAACAACCATGGGTGAAATCTTAGTGATTATAACTTTAGTTTGGAAGTGATCCTGTGCCAGACTGCAGTTTATAAACTCGTTAATGTGTGCTATATGGCCACTTGCAGTTCAAATCCAGAAAAGGCCACAGTGTGCTATTGATGATGAGATTGCAAACTAGATGTCTCTTTCTAACTCTGGGTTTAGTGGCCTAATGCAACTGCAGGGTGGTTTGATGTGTGTATGTTAATCCCACCTGTCTGCCTGCCACCTCCCCCCGGTGTTTACTGCACTCCTGGGTGTCGGCCGCTCCTGCGCCCTGCTCGTAGTCTTGCAGGCCCAGGATGGTCCTGAAAGCTGGCCTCTTTCCTGCCCCGGTCCGGCCAAGCACCACCAGCCTGAGCTCTGCTTGGACAGAGAGGATAAACATCAAAACATGTTTCTCTGTTCCCGTAGTTCACATACAGCCCAACAGCATCGTCTAAACTCTGGCATCCCCCTCcagctgctggtaaaattctCGGCCGTTTCTCCCCAGACAGTCTCGGTGGGGTCTCATGAGGACGCAGCGCCCTTCGCAGCTGATTCTCCTCGTGTCAAAACCGTGATCGGGAGCCAAACACCCACCGACCCAGTACAGATGGATGATCGGACCTACCTGCGTCTGAAGCGCATGTTGCCATTTTTGCTCCTGATCGCTGCCGAGTTTGGTGTTGACTCAGGTCTGAAGCCACTTCCTGGTTCCTGCAGCGTGACTCACACCCGCCTCTGGTGAACGGACTCCTCCAGAGGTGAAATACAGCGGCATGGTTTCTCAACCTGAGGCCCGGGGACC is part of the Echeneis naucrates chromosome 8, fEcheNa1.1, whole genome shotgun sequence genome and harbors:
- the LOC115047843 gene encoding GTPase IMAP family member 7; protein product: MATCASDAELRLVVLGRTGAGKRPAFRTILGLQDYEQGAGAADTQECSKHRGEVAGRQVVVVSSPAWFDSDCNPEERRKHISSFIALSSPGPHAFLLCIPVNQPADEEAKALAVLMKLFGSSAVSKNTIVLFTHTEELEEDETLDEYLKTWRKDLQELVERCGGRYHTLETRGGEPEESQAVEELLQKVEQVVIDNEAQHLSCPLYQEAEERVRERQVEIVRQRRADRLNDQVAPTDSEPEENVTEEEMESVREEAESSVGVLNVDIDVFFPPSSISPSSPASCCLWGLWEKLMGWAKWLSTLVRREALFGALVGLFVGGPLGGMFGATVGSVATEVGRRKTQKTK